Proteins from a genomic interval of Kitasatospora herbaricolor:
- a CDS encoding glutathione S-transferase C-terminal domain-containing protein: MSPTPRYADAVDTTTHGEYRINRAPGDERPLYRFTGRITADGSSGFPAEPGRYHLYAGWFCPWAQRVTIQLALNGLEDVVSVSYVDGARDGRGWAFRETHGPDPVNGFTLLREAYEATEPGFDGHISVPTLWDRRTGRVVSNDFAGIGIDLATEFGAWSNGADHYPSELRPRIEELDSWLGPAVNRGVGAAAGEGSAAEAARAELTAAFAELDKLLGQQRHLLGERLTEADVRLWVTLARYDVAANAGGAIGPALDAYPHLWAYARDLYQRPAFAGTTDFATFARPGAVLPDWNAAHGREALVGAGA; encoded by the coding sequence ATGAGCCCGACGCCGCGCTACGCCGACGCCGTCGACACCACCACCCACGGCGAGTACCGGATCAACCGGGCCCCGGGGGACGAACGCCCGCTCTACCGCTTCACCGGGCGGATCACCGCGGACGGGAGCAGCGGGTTCCCCGCCGAGCCCGGCCGCTACCACCTGTACGCGGGCTGGTTCTGCCCCTGGGCCCAGCGGGTCACCATCCAGCTGGCGCTGAACGGGCTGGAGGACGTGGTCTCGGTCTCGTACGTCGACGGCGCGCGGGACGGCCGCGGCTGGGCCTTCCGCGAGACCCACGGACCGGACCCGGTGAACGGCTTCACGCTGCTCCGGGAGGCCTACGAGGCGACCGAGCCCGGGTTCGACGGGCACATATCGGTGCCGACCCTCTGGGACCGGCGGACCGGACGGGTCGTCAGCAACGACTTCGCCGGAATCGGGATCGACCTCGCCACCGAGTTCGGGGCGTGGAGCAACGGCGCGGACCACTACCCGTCGGAGCTGCGCCCGCGGATCGAGGAGTTGGACTCCTGGCTCGGCCCGGCCGTCAACCGCGGGGTGGGCGCCGCCGCGGGCGAGGGCTCCGCCGCCGAGGCGGCCCGGGCCGAGCTGACGGCGGCCTTCGCGGAACTGGACAAGCTGCTCGGCCAGCAGCGCCATCTGCTCGGAGAGCGGCTCACCGAGGCGGACGTGCGGCTCTGGGTGACGCTCGCCCGCTACGACGTGGCGGCCAACGCCGGTGGGGCGATCGGTCCGGCTCTGGACGCCTACCCGCACCTCTGGGCCTACGCCCGGGACCTCTACCAGCGGCCGGCCTTCGCCGGCACCACCGACTTCGCCACCTTCGCCCGCCCCGGTGCGGTGCTGCCCGACTGGAACGCCGCGCACGGCCGCGAGGCCCTGGTGGGCGCCGGGGCCTGA
- a CDS encoding alpha/beta fold hydrolase, which produces MDLVHERRGDGPPLLLLHGIGHRHQGWKPVLDLLAREREVIAVDLPGFGTSPPLPAGMPYTVDSAMAVLRDFLASIGVERPHVAGNSLGGLFTLHAVRHGLASSATALSPAGFFHRAGFLYASGVLNLHRLAARTPEPLRAGLAQHPLGRKAMFGMIYGRPELLDPDELMLDTRALLEAPGFRQTLHAGGGELASRFPTDLPPEVPVTIAWGTRDRLLLNGQGRRARQLLPAARFVPLVNCGHVPMGDDPELVARVVLAGSASPLLAPAAGPATGR; this is translated from the coding sequence ATGGACCTTGTACACGAGCGCCGGGGCGACGGCCCTCCACTGCTGCTCCTGCACGGCATCGGGCACCGCCACCAGGGCTGGAAGCCGGTGCTCGACCTGCTCGCCCGGGAGCGTGAGGTGATCGCCGTCGACCTGCCCGGCTTCGGCACCTCACCGCCGCTGCCGGCCGGCATGCCCTACACCGTCGACAGCGCCATGGCGGTGCTGCGCGACTTCCTCGCGTCCATCGGGGTCGAGCGGCCGCACGTGGCCGGCAACTCGCTCGGCGGGCTCTTCACCCTGCACGCCGTCCGGCACGGGCTGGCGTCCTCGGCCACCGCGCTCTCACCGGCCGGATTCTTCCACCGCGCGGGCTTCCTGTACGCCTCCGGCGTGCTCAACCTGCACCGGCTCGCGGCCCGGACGCCCGAACCGCTGCGGGCCGGGCTCGCGCAGCACCCGCTCGGCCGCAAGGCGATGTTCGGCATGATCTACGGACGGCCGGAGCTGCTCGACCCGGACGAGCTGATGCTGGACACCCGGGCGCTGCTGGAGGCCCCGGGGTTCCGGCAGACCCTGCACGCCGGGGGCGGCGAGCTGGCCTCCCGCTTCCCGACCGATCTCCCGCCGGAGGTCCCGGTGACCATCGCCTGGGGCACCCGCGACCGTCTGCTGCTCAACGGCCAGGGCCGCCGGGCCCGGCAACTGCTGCCGGCGGCGCGGTTCGTGCCGCTGGTGAACTGCGGTCACGTCCCGATGGGCGACGACCCGGAGCTGGTGGCCCGGGTCGTGCTGGCCGGCAGCGCCTCACCGCTGCTGGCGCCGGCCGCCGGACCGGCGACGGGCCGCTGA
- a CDS encoding GNAT family N-acetyltransferase: protein MTEIHTPRLVLRRWTDDDLVPMAEINADPEVMRWIGDGSGYDLERTAEAIEGWEEDWDEEGFGLFAVELLASGELAGFTGLSVPDRLPELGSVVEISWRFGRQFWGQGYASEAAHAALEFALEDRGLDRVFAVVRSGDEASRNVVSKLGMELVSETRDPESGHPLQVHAIDLTEYA, encoded by the coding sequence ATGACCGAGATCCACACCCCCAGGCTCGTCCTCCGCCGCTGGACCGACGACGACCTCGTACCCATGGCGGAGATCAACGCGGACCCGGAGGTCATGCGCTGGATCGGCGACGGCTCCGGGTACGACCTGGAGCGGACGGCGGAGGCCATCGAGGGCTGGGAGGAGGACTGGGACGAAGAGGGTTTCGGCCTGTTCGCCGTCGAGCTGCTGGCCTCGGGCGAACTCGCCGGCTTCACCGGCCTCTCGGTGCCCGACCGGCTGCCCGAGCTCGGGTCCGTGGTGGAGATCAGCTGGCGGTTCGGCCGGCAGTTCTGGGGGCAGGGCTACGCCTCGGAGGCGGCGCACGCCGCCCTGGAGTTCGCGTTGGAGGACCGGGGTCTCGACCGGGTCTTCGCCGTGGTCCGCTCCGGTGACGAGGCCTCCCGCAACGTCGTCTCGAAGCTCGGCATGGAGCTGGTGTCCGAGACCAGGGACCCGGAGTCCGGCCACCCCCTGCAGGTGCACGCGATCGACCTCACCGAGTACGCCTGA
- a CDS encoding DUF3048 domain-containing protein gives MKILERALGGWRSLPLAHRIGAVLLAGAAVALAVLLILAGGPSPPTASTPPSAAPAPLPGGSSAPAGPGASGTPVSPLTGLPGGTGRLIAVKIDNIVNARPQTGLTAADVVYAIEVEGGVSRFLAVYDSGHLPPGDTVGPVRSARESDLELLRQYGRAAFVYSGAQSRLLPVLDRADVLNRSPLQTGSFFRGTSRPAPYNEYVVPSGILRASPDAATARDIGFRFGAPPAGGAPADSFTARMPAASFTFTWSPATGRYLVALDGRPARTTDGGLLGSPTVVVQRVDERPSPLGLRDSAGHLVPFSPTVGSGEAVVLRDGRAYQGSWSRPGPADGTTFSYAGQPMTFHPGQVWIVLEPR, from the coding sequence ATGAAGATCCTCGAACGCGCCCTGGGCGGCTGGCGGTCCCTCCCCCTCGCCCACCGGATCGGCGCCGTCCTGCTCGCCGGGGCGGCCGTGGCCCTCGCGGTACTGCTCATCCTGGCGGGCGGCCCGTCACCGCCGACCGCGAGCACACCACCGTCCGCCGCCCCCGCACCCCTGCCCGGCGGCTCCTCGGCGCCCGCCGGGCCCGGGGCGTCCGGAACGCCGGTCTCACCGCTCACCGGGCTCCCCGGCGGGACGGGACGGCTCATCGCCGTGAAGATCGACAACATCGTGAACGCCCGCCCGCAGACCGGCCTGACCGCGGCGGACGTGGTCTACGCGATCGAGGTCGAGGGCGGCGTCTCACGGTTCCTGGCGGTCTACGACTCCGGGCACCTGCCGCCGGGCGACACCGTCGGCCCGGTCCGCAGCGCCCGGGAGAGCGATCTCGAACTGCTCCGGCAGTACGGGCGGGCTGCCTTCGTGTACTCCGGGGCGCAGAGCAGGCTCCTGCCGGTGCTCGACCGCGCCGACGTCCTCAACCGCTCCCCGCTGCAGACCGGCTCGTTCTTCCGCGGGACGTCCAGGCCCGCGCCCTACAACGAGTACGTGGTGCCCTCCGGCATCCTGCGTGCCTCACCGGACGCGGCGACGGCCCGGGACATCGGGTTCCGGTTCGGCGCACCGCCGGCCGGCGGTGCGCCGGCCGACAGCTTCACCGCGCGGATGCCGGCCGCCTCCTTCACCTTCACCTGGTCCCCGGCCACGGGCAGGTACCTGGTGGCGCTGGACGGGAGGCCGGCCCGGACGACGGACGGCGGGCTGCTCGGCTCACCGACCGTCGTGGTGCAGCGGGTGGACGAACGCCCCTCGCCGCTCGGGCTCCGGGACTCCGCCGGCCACCTGGTGCCCTTCTCCCCCACCGTGGGCAGCGGCGAGGCGGTGGTCCTCCGGGACGGCAGGGCGTACCAGGGCAGTTGGTCCCGGCCCGGCCCGGCGGACGGCACCACGTTCTCGTACGCCGGGCAGCCGATGACCTTCCACCCGGGCCAGGTCTGGATCGTGCTGGAGCCGCGCTGA
- a CDS encoding metal-dependent hydrolase, whose product MMGPAHALSGAAAWLTAGAASAALDRPMPWPVLLAGALICAGAALAPDLDHKAATISRAFGPVSRTLCEVVDKLSYAAYKSTRGKGDPRRNGGHRTLTHTWLWAVLCGAGAAAIAVYGGRWGVLAVLFVHMVLAIEGLLWRHARASSDVLVWLLGAVSAWMLAETLDKPGNGSGWLFTDPGQQYLWIGLPIVLGALVHCLGDALTVSGCPVLWPIPIGRKRWYPIGPPKGMRFRAGSWVEMKVLMPVFMGLGGVAALGALGFIG is encoded by the coding sequence ATGATGGGACCGGCGCACGCGCTGTCCGGTGCAGCGGCCTGGTTGACGGCAGGTGCGGCATCGGCCGCGCTGGACCGGCCGATGCCTTGGCCCGTGCTCCTCGCGGGCGCGCTGATCTGCGCCGGAGCGGCACTGGCCCCCGACCTCGACCACAAGGCCGCGACCATATCCCGGGCCTTCGGGCCCGTGTCGCGCACGCTCTGCGAGGTCGTCGACAAGCTGTCCTACGCGGCCTACAAGTCGACCCGGGGGAAGGGCGACCCGCGGCGCAACGGCGGGCACCGCACGCTGACCCACACCTGGCTCTGGGCCGTCCTCTGCGGGGCCGGCGCCGCGGCGATCGCCGTGTACGGGGGCCGCTGGGGCGTGCTCGCGGTGCTCTTCGTCCACATGGTGCTGGCCATCGAGGGCCTGCTGTGGCGGCACGCCCGGGCCTCCAGCGACGTGCTGGTCTGGCTGCTCGGCGCGGTCAGCGCCTGGATGCTCGCCGAGACCCTCGACAAGCCCGGCAACGGCTCGGGTTGGCTGTTCACCGACCCCGGTCAGCAGTACCTGTGGATCGGCCTGCCGATCGTGCTGGGCGCGCTGGTGCACTGCCTCGGCGACGCGCTGACCGTCTCCGGCTGCCCCGTCCTGTGGCCGATCCCGATCGGACGCAAGCGCTGGTACCCGATCGGCCCGCCGAAGGGGATGCGGTTCCGGGCCGGCAGCTGGGTCGAGATGAAGGTCCTGATGCCGGTCTTCATGGGGCTGGGCGGCGTCGCCGCGCTCGGCGCGCTCGGGTTCATCGGCTGA
- a CDS encoding NUDIX hydrolase yields the protein MSISSDQSPAAAADRPEPRPEPVLPAARTASAGPHRTGIGLHLVIVDDGLVLLGRRRNSSFADGCWHLPAGHLEPGESITAGTAREAREELGIGIDPAGLELLHVLHHLDADDTEGRLQLFFRPVVYTGQVSNREPEKCHELRWWPLDGLPEQVVPYTARALAEIALGRGLSTPGWPG from the coding sequence ATGTCCATCTCATCCGACCAATCACCCGCGGCGGCCGCCGACCGCCCGGAGCCCCGGCCCGAGCCGGTGCTGCCCGCGGCCCGGACGGCCTCGGCGGGGCCGCACCGTACCGGGATCGGCCTGCACCTCGTGATCGTCGACGACGGGCTGGTGCTGCTCGGGCGGCGCCGCAACTCCTCCTTCGCCGACGGGTGCTGGCACCTGCCGGCCGGCCATCTCGAACCGGGCGAGAGCATCACGGCCGGGACGGCCCGCGAGGCCCGGGAGGAGCTGGGCATCGGGATCGACCCGGCCGGCCTGGAGCTCCTGCACGTGCTGCACCACCTGGACGCCGACGACACCGAGGGCCGGCTCCAGTTGTTCTTCCGCCCGGTGGTGTACACCGGGCAGGTGAGCAACCGTGAGCCGGAGAAATGCCACGAACTGCGCTGGTGGCCGCTGGACGGCCTGCCGGAGCAGGTCGTCCCGTACACCGCCCGGGCCCTCGCCGAGATCGCCCTCGGCCGTGGACTCTCGACGCCCGGGTGGCCGGGATGA
- a CDS encoding cation:proton antiporter, translating into MTTDEVLIGVGLTLALAVGSQILAGRLRVPALVVLLPVGFAAGALFDDLDPQRLLGTAFSPLVSLAVAVILYDAGLGLDLRKLKGHIPRVVVRLIWVGVLVTWLVGAAVAMPLLGMDRRSAVMLGAILVVSGPTVVGPLLAFVRPKDRLQHILVWEGSLIDPVGGILGALVFHVVATGTGVRLRTGLFQFLASVGIGLACGIAGAGLLWVLLRVLRLGEVLGTTAQLAAVIGVAAVSDVLRDDTGLITAVVMGLAVANVRAFDGPARRPFFETLVSLILGLLFVSISATVTPDSLRDVAFPALLLAGVLVVVARPMVAFLSTLGTDLPGAERAFVGWMAPRGIVAAATASTFSAGLVAKGIGGAQRILPATFVVIVATVTLYGLTASHVARRLRVVRPARSRPLLVGGDPWVVDLGLALRSAGLEVLMWAGLEQQRERIERAGLELAPGELLAAATGEGAELEGITAVYLLTTEDDFNALATAVLRAGVEASVHRVGAPRDSLGVVAPFIGGEVLFGADLTASALMRRHEAGAVVVTRPVGPEVPDGWDVLFVVRRNGRLDPVTEAHRPLPGPGDSLVLLTPAVGRPVGPPT; encoded by the coding sequence GTGACGACCGACGAGGTCCTCATCGGCGTGGGCCTGACCCTGGCGCTGGCCGTCGGCTCGCAGATCCTGGCCGGCCGGCTGCGGGTCCCCGCGCTGGTGGTCCTGCTGCCGGTGGGGTTCGCCGCCGGGGCCCTCTTCGACGACCTGGACCCGCAGCGGTTGCTGGGCACCGCCTTCTCGCCGCTGGTCTCGCTGGCGGTCGCGGTGATCCTCTACGACGCCGGCCTCGGCCTGGACCTCAGGAAGCTGAAGGGGCACATCCCGCGGGTCGTGGTCCGGCTGATCTGGGTCGGCGTGCTGGTCACCTGGCTGGTCGGGGCGGCGGTCGCGATGCCGCTGCTCGGGATGGACCGGCGGTCCGCCGTGATGCTCGGAGCGATCCTGGTGGTGTCCGGGCCGACCGTGGTCGGGCCGCTGCTGGCCTTCGTCCGCCCCAAGGACCGGCTGCAGCACATCCTGGTCTGGGAGGGCTCGCTGATCGACCCGGTCGGCGGCATCCTCGGGGCCCTGGTCTTCCACGTGGTCGCCACCGGGACGGGGGTCCGGCTGCGCACCGGCCTGTTCCAGTTCCTGGCCAGCGTGGGGATCGGGCTGGCCTGCGGCATCGCCGGGGCGGGCCTGCTCTGGGTGCTGCTGAGGGTGCTCCGGCTCGGCGAGGTGCTCGGCACCACGGCGCAGCTCGCCGCCGTGATCGGGGTGGCGGCCGTCAGCGACGTCCTGCGCGACGACACCGGGCTGATCACCGCGGTGGTGATGGGCCTGGCCGTGGCCAACGTCCGAGCCTTCGACGGCCCGGCCCGGCGGCCGTTCTTCGAGACGCTGGTCAGCCTGATCCTCGGGCTGCTCTTCGTCTCGATCTCGGCCACCGTCACCCCGGACTCGCTGCGGGACGTGGCGTTCCCGGCACTGCTGCTGGCCGGGGTGCTGGTGGTGGTGGCCCGGCCGATGGTGGCGTTCCTGTCGACCCTCGGCACCGATCTGCCGGGCGCCGAGCGGGCCTTCGTCGGCTGGATGGCTCCGCGCGGCATCGTCGCGGCGGCGACGGCCTCGACGTTCTCCGCCGGGCTGGTGGCCAAGGGCATCGGCGGCGCCCAGCGGATCCTCCCGGCGACCTTCGTGGTGATCGTCGCGACCGTCACGCTGTACGGGCTGACCGCCTCGCACGTCGCCCGGCGGCTGCGGGTCGTCCGGCCGGCCCGGTCGCGCCCGCTGCTGGTCGGCGGCGACCCTTGGGTGGTGGACCTCGGGCTGGCGCTGCGCTCGGCCGGGCTGGAGGTGCTGATGTGGGCGGGCCTCGAGCAGCAGCGCGAGCGCATCGAGCGGGCCGGCCTGGAGCTGGCGCCGGGGGAGCTGCTGGCCGCGGCCACCGGGGAGGGCGCCGAACTGGAGGGCATCACCGCGGTGTACCTGCTGACCACCGAGGACGACTTCAACGCGCTGGCGACCGCCGTCCTGCGGGCCGGCGTCGAGGCCTCCGTGCACCGTGTCGGCGCCCCGCGCGACAGCCTCGGTGTCGTGGCGCCGTTCATCGGCGGCGAGGTGCTGTTCGGCGCCGACCTGACGGCCTCGGCGCTGATGCGGCGGCACGAGGCCGGGGCGGTGGTGGTGACCAGGCCGGTCGGTCCCGAGGTGCCGGACGGCTGGGACGTGCTGTTCGTGGTGCGGCGGAACGGCCGGCTGGACCCGGTGACGGAGGCGCACCGGCCGCTGCCCGGCCCGGGCGACTCGCTCGTCCTGCTGACCCCGGCAGTCGGCCGGCCCGTCGGCCCGCCGACCTGA
- a CDS encoding DM13 domain-containing protein, translating to MSAGPSPSVRRRRRRWPLPVAVLVLLAGGFGLYLFQPWKAFTSTRVDEAPPAAAAPLATPAAAAPAGSASLWPSPPPAGSSPSSSPSSAEPGPVEGAAGSFRSGEHPTTGTARLVHLADGSTVLRLENLRTSEGPDVRVYLSAAPAAESKLDTLGEAPVELGRLKGNLGNQNYAVPAGADLTRLRSAVIWCARFSVGFGAADLPAPAR from the coding sequence ATGTCCGCTGGCCCGTCGCCGTCCGTCCGTCGTCGTCGCCGCCGGTGGCCGCTACCGGTCGCCGTCCTCGTACTGCTGGCCGGCGGCTTCGGGCTGTACCTCTTCCAGCCCTGGAAGGCGTTCACCAGCACCAGGGTCGACGAGGCGCCGCCGGCCGCCGCCGCGCCCCTCGCCACGCCGGCGGCCGCCGCCCCGGCGGGCAGCGCCTCGCTATGGCCCTCGCCGCCCCCTGCCGGGTCGTCACCGTCGTCCTCGCCGTCCTCTGCCGAGCCCGGGCCGGTCGAGGGGGCCGCCGGGTCCTTCCGGTCCGGGGAGCACCCCACCACGGGTACCGCCCGCCTGGTCCACCTCGCCGACGGCAGTACGGTGCTGCGGCTGGAGAACCTGCGGACCTCCGAGGGCCCCGACGTCCGGGTCTACCTCTCGGCCGCGCCGGCGGCCGAGTCGAAGCTGGACACCCTGGGCGAGGCACCGGTCGAACTCGGCCGGCTCAAGGGGAACCTCGGCAACCAGAACTACGCCGTCCCTGCGGGCGCCGATCTCACCCGCCTGCGCAGCGCGGTGATCTGGTGCGCCCGCTTCTCGGTGGGCTTCGGCGCGGCCGACCTGCCGGCGCCGGCGCGGTAG
- a CDS encoding HIT family protein, protein MSDRPAGRTQAGPRTAFDPLAYRERARSGPCFICAMLAGDPGYEHPIVYDDGSHVAFLDRYPTLPGKLLVAPRAHVEDTVRGFTEEAYLALQSAVHRVASALARVVPAERLYLLSLGSNQGYAHVHWHVAALPPGVPYERQEYYALMTGTQGVLDVGEEEAERLARALRRELARPADEGARPADGGA, encoded by the coding sequence ATGAGCGACCGGCCCGCCGGACGGACGCAGGCGGGGCCCCGGACCGCCTTCGACCCGCTCGCCTACCGGGAACGGGCCCGCTCGGGGCCGTGCTTCATCTGCGCGATGCTCGCCGGCGATCCGGGCTACGAGCACCCGATCGTCTACGACGACGGCAGCCACGTCGCCTTCCTCGACCGGTACCCCACGCTCCCCGGCAAGCTGCTGGTCGCGCCCCGGGCGCACGTCGAGGACACCGTCCGGGGCTTCACCGAGGAGGCCTACCTGGCCCTCCAGTCGGCCGTCCACCGGGTCGCGTCGGCGCTGGCACGGGTGGTCCCCGCCGAGCGCCTCTACCTGCTGAGCCTGGGCAGCAACCAGGGGTACGCGCACGTGCACTGGCACGTCGCCGCGCTGCCGCCCGGCGTCCCGTACGAGCGGCAGGAGTACTACGCCTTGATGACCGGGACGCAGGGCGTGCTGGACGTCGGCGAGGAGGAGGCCGAACGGCTCGCGCGGGCGCTGCGCCGCGAGCTGGCCCGGCCGGCGGACGAAGGGGCCCGGCCGGCCGACGGAGGTGCCTGA
- a CDS encoding GNAT family N-acetyltransferase, with protein sequence MPVPDALIPDALVPGPPRAEASRGPAGPHPLDNAVRAALLGPHAHLAERQGQVLRYPADVSPFIALPDRSDASVWRDVATLLGPGAVAVVTGVRATPPPDWEVLMDGDGVQLVDEGVAATPDAEAVPLGYADVPEMLDLVARTQPGPFLPRTVELGSYLGIRRGGRLVAMAGERLHPPGWTEISAVCTDPEHRGEGLATRLVHAVAAGIRGRGETPFLHAAASNTNAIRLYESLGFRLRRATGFLAVRVPGTPTH encoded by the coding sequence ATGCCCGTTCCCGACGCTCTCATCCCTGACGCGCTCGTCCCCGGCCCGCCCCGGGCCGAGGCGTCCCGTGGCCCGGCCGGCCCGCACCCGCTGGACAACGCCGTCCGCGCCGCCCTGCTCGGCCCGCACGCGCACCTCGCGGAACGGCAGGGCCAGGTGCTGCGCTACCCGGCCGACGTCTCGCCGTTCATCGCCCTGCCCGACCGGTCCGACGCGTCGGTCTGGCGGGACGTCGCGACCCTGCTCGGACCGGGGGCCGTCGCGGTGGTCACGGGAGTCCGCGCCACGCCGCCGCCGGACTGGGAGGTCCTGATGGACGGCGACGGCGTCCAGCTGGTGGACGAGGGCGTCGCCGCCACCCCCGACGCCGAGGCCGTGCCCCTCGGGTACGCCGACGTGCCCGAGATGCTGGACCTGGTGGCGCGCACCCAGCCCGGCCCGTTCCTGCCCCGCACCGTCGAACTCGGCAGCTACCTCGGCATCCGGCGCGGCGGCCGGCTGGTCGCGATGGCCGGCGAACGCCTGCACCCGCCGGGCTGGACCGAGATCAGCGCCGTCTGCACCGACCCCGAGCACCGGGGCGAGGGCCTCGCCACCCGGCTCGTGCACGCCGTCGCGGCCGGCATCCGGGGCCGTGGCGAGACGCCCTTCCTGCACGCCGCCGCGAGCAACACCAACGCGATCCGGCTGTACGAGTCCCTCGGGTTCCGGCTGCGCCGCGCCACCGGCTTCCTCGCCGTCAGAGTCCCCGGCACGCCCACCCACTGA
- a CDS encoding purine-cytosine permease family protein, giving the protein MRTEPPPTTTDSGRPTPRAGAAADETLEDYTLRFAPRSYRRWTPMVVATTALGGIAYMADFSIGAGIGLTHGTGNALAAILVAAVVIFVTGFPLAYYGARYNIDLDLITRGSGFGYYGSVLTSGIFASFTFIFFALEGSIMAQGLKLGLGLPLWLGYLVSTLMVIPLVVYGMKALSKLQVWTTPIWLLLMVGPLVYLVASDPGTVDRFLSYGGSDGGGGMSTGQVLLGAGVCLSLIAQIGEQIDYLRFMPPKTAANRRAWWTAVVMAGPGWVVLGALKQAIGVFLAVYILAQAGPTAATEPIRQFTGAFDAMMPSWLVVPLAVALVVISQIKINVTNAYSGSLAWTNSFTRVTRHYPGRMVFVLVNLAFALILMEADMFSFLNSILGFYSNCAIAWIVTVATDIMVNKYLLKLSPQAPEFRRGMLHPVNPVGLVSFVAASGISIAMYFHALGDTLQPYSPVAAALIAFVLTPLTAALTGGRYYLRRTTDGIDAPHLDADGNPSAATYECHVCRQEFERPDLAACLTHDAVVCSLCLSTDKVGDHVLPALSVGG; this is encoded by the coding sequence ATGCGCACCGAGCCACCACCGACCACCACGGACAGCGGCCGGCCGACCCCGCGGGCCGGGGCGGCCGCCGACGAAACGCTGGAGGACTACACCCTGCGCTTCGCGCCCCGCAGCTACCGCCGCTGGACGCCCATGGTGGTGGCCACCACCGCCCTCGGCGGCATCGCGTACATGGCCGACTTCTCCATCGGGGCGGGCATCGGGCTCACCCACGGCACCGGGAACGCGCTGGCGGCGATCCTGGTGGCGGCGGTGGTCATCTTCGTCACCGGCTTCCCGCTCGCCTACTACGGCGCCCGGTACAACATCGACCTCGACCTGATCACCAGGGGCTCCGGATTCGGCTACTACGGCTCGGTCCTGACCAGTGGGATCTTCGCCAGCTTCACCTTCATCTTCTTCGCGCTCGAAGGCTCGATCATGGCCCAGGGGCTGAAGCTGGGGCTCGGCCTGCCGCTGTGGCTGGGGTACCTGGTCTCCACCCTGATGGTGATCCCGCTGGTGGTCTACGGGATGAAGGCGCTGAGCAAGCTCCAGGTCTGGACGACGCCGATCTGGCTGCTGCTGATGGTCGGTCCGCTGGTGTACCTCGTCGCCTCGGACCCGGGCACGGTCGACCGTTTCCTCTCCTACGGGGGCTCCGACGGCGGCGGCGGGATGAGCACCGGTCAGGTGCTGCTGGGCGCGGGCGTCTGCCTTTCGCTGATCGCGCAGATCGGGGAGCAGATCGACTACCTGCGCTTCATGCCGCCGAAGACCGCGGCCAACCGGCGGGCCTGGTGGACGGCCGTGGTGATGGCCGGCCCCGGCTGGGTGGTGCTGGGCGCCCTGAAGCAGGCGATCGGGGTCTTCCTGGCGGTGTACATCCTGGCGCAGGCCGGCCCGACGGCGGCAACCGAGCCGATCCGGCAGTTCACCGGCGCCTTCGACGCGATGATGCCGTCCTGGCTGGTCGTGCCCCTGGCGGTGGCCCTGGTGGTGATCAGCCAGATCAAGATCAACGTGACCAACGCCTACTCGGGATCGCTGGCGTGGACCAACTCCTTCACCCGGGTGACCAGGCACTACCCGGGGCGGATGGTGTTCGTCCTGGTCAACCTGGCCTTCGCGCTGATCCTGATGGAGGCCGACATGTTCAGCTTCCTCAACAGCATCCTGGGCTTCTACTCCAACTGCGCCATCGCCTGGATCGTCACGGTGGCCACCGACATCATGGTCAACAAGTACCTGCTCAAACTCTCCCCGCAGGCACCCGAGTTCCGCCGGGGCATGCTCCACCCGGTCAACCCGGTGGGGCTGGTCTCCTTCGTCGCCGCGTCCGGGATCTCGATCGCCATGTACTTCCACGCCCTGGGCGACACCCTCCAGCCGTACTCGCCCGTCGCGGCGGCGCTGATCGCCTTCGTGCTCACCCCGTTGACGGCCGCTCTGACCGGCGGCCGCTACTACCTGCGGCGCACCACCGACGGGATCGACGCCCCGCACCTGGACGCCGACGGCAACCCCAGCGCCGCGACGTACGAGTGCCACGTCTGCCGGCAGGAGTTCGAGCGGCCGGACCTCGCGGCCTGCCTCACCCACGACGCGGTGGTCTGCTCGCTCTGCCTGAGTACCGACAAGGTCGGCGACCACGTGCTGCCGGCGCTGTCCGTGGGCGGCTGA